A window from Mauremys reevesii isolate NIE-2019 linkage group 9, ASM1616193v1, whole genome shotgun sequence encodes these proteins:
- the SLITRK3 gene encoding SLIT and NTRK-like protein 3, which translates to MMKPPTAETLHKGRMLWVILLSTIALAWTTPIPLIEDSEEIDEPCFDPCYCEVKESLFHIHCDNKGFINISQITESWSRPFKLYLQRNSMRKLYTNSFLHLNNAVSINLGNNALQDIQTGAFNGLKVLKRLYLHENKLDIFRNDTFLGLESLEYLQADYNVIKRIESGAFRNLSKLRVLILNDNLIPMLPTNLFKSVSLTHLDLRGNRLKVLSYRGMLDHIGRSLMEIQLEENPWNCTCEIVQLKSWLERIPYTALVGDITCETPFHFHGKDLREIKRSKLCPMLSDSEVEASLGIPQLSSSKENAWPTKPSSMLSSFHFTASSVEYKTSNKQPKPTKQPRVPKPPPTSRGLYPGPNQPPIAAYQTRPPIPIICPTGCSCSLHINDLGLTVNCKERGFHNISELLPRPLNAKKLYLSGNLIQKIYRSDFWNFSSLDLLHLGNNRISYVQDGAFINLPNLKSLYLNGNDIERLTPGMFRGLQSLHYLYFEYNLIREIQPAAFSLMPNLKLLFLNDNLLRTLPTDAFAGTSLARLNLRNNHFLYLPVAGVLEHLHAIVQIDLKLNPWDCTCDLVPLKQWIETISSVIVVGDVLCASPENLTRRDVRSVELEALCPELLQAAAASPAPPGGKPSPSSPSAYELSPAGAAAVPLSVLILSLLVLFFSAVFIAAGLFAFVLRRRRKKLPFRSKRPEAGDLGGIHMQCHRFFEEGGRVAGGGGGGGSPEKAHPVGHVYDYIPHPVTHMCNNPIYKPREEEAEREEGGGEAGERPGGGGAGEPFAEPGRQESSTHYRTLLEKEQEWSLAVSSSQLNTIVAAAHPHHHHPAGGGGLALAGELALAPAPPGFPHEKNGGVLLFPPAGAGLDRERPPLPCTVGFVDCLYGTVPKLKELHVHPPGMQYPDLQQDARLKETLLFSAGKGFTDQPPPSEYLELRAKLQTKPDYLEVLEKTTYRF; encoded by the coding sequence ATGATGAAACCTCCCACGGCAGAGACTCTCCATAAAGGAAGGATGTTGTGGGTAATTCTTCTAAGCACAATTGCTCTAGCATGGACTACACCAATTCCCTTGATAGAGGACTCAGAGGAAATTGACGAGCCCTGCTTTGATCCATGTTACTGTGAAGTAAAAGAGAGCCTTTTCCATATACATTGCGACAATAAAGGATTTATAAATATTAGTCAGATAACGGAGTCGTGGTCAAGACCTTTTAAACTTTATCTGCAGAGGAATTCCATGAGGAAATTATACACTAACAGTTTTCTTCATTTGAACAATGCTGTGTCTATTAACCTTGGGAACAATGCACTGCAGGACATTCAGACAGGAGCCTTTAATGGGCTCAAAGTTCTGAAGCGATTGTACCTGCACGAGAATAAATTAGACATTTTCAGAAACGACACTTTCCTGGGTTTGGAAAGTCTGGAATATCTGCAGGCAGATTATAATGTCATTAAACGGATTGAAAGTGGGGCATTTCGAAATCTGAGCAAACTAAGAGTCTTGATCTTAAATGACAACCTTATCCCCATGCTTCCCACCAACCTATTTAAATCTGTGTCCTTAACTCATTTGGACTTGCGGGGAAACAGGTTAAAAGTCCTTTCCTATCGAGGGATGCTGGACCATATTGGCAGGAGTCTGATGGAAATCCAGCTGGAGGAGAACCCTTGGAACTGTACCTGTGAGATTGTGCAACTGAAAAGTTGGCTGGAGCGCATACCTTACACTGCCCTTGTGGGAGACATAACCTGTGAGACCCCCTTCCACTTCCATGGTAAGGACCTGAGGGAAATCAAAAGGAGTAAACTCTGCCCCATGCTGTCTGACTCTGAAGTCGAGGCCAGTCTGGGGATTCCTCAGTTGTCATCTAGCAAGGAGAACGCATGGCCTACTAAGCCTTCCTCCATGCTATCCTCCTTCCATTTCACTGCTTCCTCTGTTGAGTACAAAACATCCAATAAGCAGCCCAAACCCACCAAGCAGCCCAGAGTGCCCAAACCTCCCCCTACATCCCGAGGCCTGTATCCTGGGCCAAACCAGCCTCCTATAGCTGCATATCAGACAAGGCCCCCGATCCCCATCATATGCCCTACTGGGTGCTCTTGTAGTTTGCACATCAACGACTTGGGCCTGACAGTCAATTGCAAGGAGAGAGGATTTCACAACATCTCCGAGCTCCTGCCCAGGCCCCTGAACGCCAAGAAGTTGTACCTGAGCGGCAATTTGATACAGAAAATCTACCGCTCGGATTTCTGGAATTTTTCTTCCTTGGATCTCTTACACCTTGGGAACAACCGTATCTCCTACGTGCAGGACGGGGCTTTTATTAACCTGCCTAACCTGAAGAGCCTGTACCTGAACGGCAATGACATCGAGAGGCTGACTCCGGGCATGTTCAGGGGCTTGCAGAGCTTGCATTACCTGTACTTCGAGTACAACCTGATCAGGGAGATCCAGCCCGCAGCCTTCAGCCTCATGCCCAATCTGAAGCTGCTCTTCCTCAACGACAACCTGCTGCGGACCCTGCCCACCGATGCCTTTGCAGGCACCTCCCTGGCCAGGCTCAACCTGAGGAACAACCACTTCCTCTACCTGCCCGTGGCCGGGGTGCTGGAGCACCTCCACGCCATCGTGCAGATCGACCTCAAGCTCAACCCCTGGGACTGCACCTGCGACCTGGTGCCGCTCAAGCAGTGGATCGAGACCATCAGCTCGGTCATCGTGGTGGGGGACGTGCTGTGCGCCAGCCCGGAGAACCTCACCCGCCGGGACGTGCGCTCGGTGGAGCTGGAGGCGCTGTGCCCGGAGCTGCTGCAGGCGGCGGCCGCCTCGCCCGCCCCGCCAGGAGGCAagcccagccccagcagcccctCGGCCTACGAGCTCTCCCCGGCCGGCGCCGCCGCCGTGCCGCTCTCCGTGCTCATCCTCAGCCTGCTGGTCCTCTTCTTCTCGGCCGTCTTCATCGCCGCGGGGCTCTTCGCCTTCGTGCTGCGCCGGCGGCGCAAGAAACTGCCCTTCCGCAGCAAGCGGCCGGAGGCGGGGGACCTGGGCGGCATCCACATGCAGTGCCACCGCTTCTTCGAGGAGGGCGGCCGCgtggcgggcggcggcggcgggggcggcTCGCCGGAGAAGGCGCACCCCGTGGGGCACGTCTACGACTACATCCCCCACCCGGTGACCCACATGTGCAACAACCCCATCTACAAGCCgcgggaggaggaggcggagcgggAGGAGGGCGGCGGCGAGGCCGGCGAGCGCCcggggggaggcggggcgggggagccGTTCGCCGAGCCCGGCCGCCAGGAGAGCAGCACCCACTACCGGACCTTgctggagaaggagcaggagTGGAGCCTGGCCGTGTCCAGCTCCCAGCTCAACACCATCGTGGCCGCCGCCCACCCGCACCACCACCACCCGGCCGGCGGCGGCGGGCTGGCGCTGGCCGGGGAGCTGGCGCTGGCGCCGGCGCCGCCCGGCTTCCCCCACGAGAAGAACGGCGGGGTGTTGCTCTTCCCGCCGGCCGGCGCCGGGCTGGACAGAGAGCGGCCGCCGCTGCCCTGCACGGTGGGCTTCGTGGACTGCCTGTACGGCACGGTGCCCAAGTTAAAGGAACTGCACGTGCACCCGCCGGGCATGCAGTACCCGGACCTGCAGCAGGACGCCAGGCTGAAGGAAACGCTTCTCTTCTCGGCCGGCAAGGGCTTCACAGACCAACCCCCCCCCAGCGAATACCTCGAGTTAAGGGCCAAACTCCAAACCAAGCCGGATTACCTCGAAGTTCTGGAGAAGACAACCTATAGGTTCTGA